From the Oceanobacillus kimchii X50 genome, the window AAAGTCCATTAACAGGTCAGTATCTTTATATCATTTCATTATTATTTTTATTATCCGTTAATGGACATCACATTATCTTAGATGGAATTTTTAATAGTTATTCTTACATACCTTTAAATCAATTTCTACCTTTTGGAGAAGAGTCGATTGTTCAGTTTGTGATAACGACTTTTAATACGATGTTTTTAATTGCATTTCAAATTGCGATTCCTATCGTTGGATGTTTATTTTTAGTTGATGTTGCTCTTGGGATCATTGCCAGAACTGTTCCACAAATGAATGTGTTTGTTGTTGGATTACCATTGAAAATTCTTGTTAGTTTTGCTGCTATATTAGTATTCCTTGCGCTTTATATGAATCTAGCACAACGCCTTTTTGAGACAATGTATAGAGTTATGAATGGCTTAATGTCATTGTTTGGAGGTGTATAACTTGCTTTTAAAATTAGATTTGCAATTTTTTGCAGGTGAAAAGACAGAGAAGGCAACTCCAAAAAAGAGACTGGATGAACGAAAAAAAGGTCGAGTAGCCAAAAGTCAAGATGTTAACACGGCATTATTGCTTTTGGGATGTTTTATCGGTTTGTTCGTATTTGGAAGCTATATGCTTCAATACATGACTGGATTTTTCGAAAAATCTTTTACTGAGTACATTCATTGGGACATTACAGAAAAAAACGTTCAACTAATGTTTAACAGTGCCTCATTAGATGCAGGGTTGATGTTGGCACCAATAATGATTATTGCGATCATTACTGGAATGGCAGCAAACTTAGTGCAAGTAAGGTTTTTGTTTAGTACAGAGCCATTAAAATTTGATTTGAAAAAGATTGACCCAATTAAAGGTGCAAAGCGTATATTTTCCATTCGAGCTCTAGTAGAGTTTCTAAAATCTATGTTAAAAATTGTGTTTGTTGGTTTAGTAACATTTTCTGTGATTTGGATTTTTAAAGATGACATGTTAATGACAGCATTTCTCGATGCAAAAGGTGCGCTAGGTTTTTTCGCCTCTGTCACAGCAATTATGGGGTTTGCCGCAATTATCTTACTCATCTTTCTTGCGTTATTTGATTATTGGTATCAGAAATTTGATTTTGAAAAAAATATCCGGATGTCTAAACAGGACATAAAAGATGAATATAAAAATGTTGAGGGAGATCCATTAATCAAATCAAAAATTAAAGAAAAGCAACGACAGATGGCAACGAGAAGAATGATGAGTGAAGTACCTAATGCAGACGTCATAATTACCAACCCTACCCATTATGCAATTGCAATTAAATACGATGAAGCGAAAGCAAACGCACCATATATTTTAGCAAAAGGGACAGATCAAATTGCTCAAAAGATTAAAGAGATTGCTAAAAATCACGGTGTAATGATGGTAGAAAATCGCCCTTTAGCACGGGGACTACATGATGCTGTAGAAATTGGTGAATTAATCCCAGAAGCATACTTTCAAGCAGTAGCAGAAGTATTAGCTTATGTTTACAGGGTGGAGAAAAAAGCATAACAAGTTAGGAGAGAGTTGTATGAAAGCGCGAGATATATCAGTACTTCTGGGAGTTATATTAGTAATTATCATGTTAGTGATTCCACTGCCAGGAGCACTTCTTAGCTTTTTTATATTAATTAATATTATCTTAGCGCTAATTGTTATTTTAGTTGCAATGAATACTACAGAACCATTGCAGTTTGGTGTATTCCCAACATTAATCTTATTGTTAACATTATTTCGACTTGCGTTGAATGTATCTACAACTAGATCGATACTTTCTGAAGCAGAAGCTGGTGGAGTCGTTGATACGTTTGGAACGTTTGTTATTGGAGACAATCCATTTGTTGGTTTTGTAGTATTTATCATATTAGTAATTATTAATTTCTTAGTTATTACAAAAGGTTCTGAGCGAGTTTCTGAAGTGGCTGCAAGATTTTCCCTTGATGCTATGCCAGGAAAGCAAATGAGTGTAGATGCTGATTTGAATGCTGGACTTATTTCCGAAGCGCAAGCAAAAGAACGTCGTGAAAAAATTGAAAAAGAAGCAGATTTCCATGGTTCGATGGACGGTGCTAGTAAGTTTGTAAAAGGGGACGCCATTGCTGGAATTATTATTGTTATCATCAATATATTATTTGGATTAATTATCGGAATGGTGCAAATGGGAATGTCCATGGATGAAGCAGTAAATACATTTATGAGATTAACAGTTGGTGATGGATTGGTAAGTCAGATTCCCGCACTTTTAATTTCAACTGCAACAGGTATTGTAGTTACACGTTCTGCAGGTAACAATAACTTAAGTGCTGATGTTATGGATCAATTATTACAGTTTCCGAAGCTACTTTATATTGCAGGAGGAACTATTTTCTTATTAGGTCTAACTCCAATTAATTTTTTCTTAACAACTAGTTTGGCGGCGATTTTAATATTAGGTGGGTATTGGATGCAAAACCGGGCAACCAAAGAGGAAGAACCAACGGTTGAAGAAGAGGAAGAAACCGAATCTACTGCATTAAAACAACCAGAAAATGTAGTCAGTTTATTAAATATGGACCCTATCGAGTTTGAATTTGGTTATGGGTTAATTCCACTAGCTGACACAGCACAGGGTGGGGATTTACTTGATCGTGTGATTATGATACGTCGTCAATTAGCAATTGAGTTAGGATTAGTTATCCCGGTTGTAAGAATTAGAGACAATATCCAATTAAATCCAAATGAATACCGGTTGAAAATTAAAGGCAATGAAGTCGCTAACGGGGAACTAATGTTAGACCATTATCTAGCAATGACTCCAGACTTTGGCGAAGAAGAAATAGAGGGAATTGACACGAAGGAACCCGCTTTTGGACTACCTGCAAAGTGGATTAATGAGGAGATAAAGGATGAGGCGGAATTATCTGGCTTCACGGTGGTTGACCCACCTTCTGTAGTGTCTACACATATCACAGAAGTAATTAAGCGTCATGCACATCAGTTATTGGGTAGAGAAGAAACAAAACAATTAATTGATCACTTGAAGGAAAGTAATCCAATTTTAGTTGAAGAAGTAACACCAGAACCATTATCTACAGGTGATGTACAAAAAGTTCTTGCGAAACTGTTACGTGAAAGTGTCTCTATTCGTAATTTACCGATCATATTTGAAACATTAGCTGATTTTTCTAA encodes:
- the fliR gene encoding flagellar biosynthetic protein FliR yields the protein MLEYIDLNTLPAFLLIFVRVLAFFVIMPLFSYRSVPVQFKIGISFFLAIIMISTVDTTGVAVNNLYVFLIVKEILIGICIGLIAYIIVAAIQVAGGFIDFQMGFAIANVVDPQTGAQSPLTGQYLYIISLLFLLSVNGHHIILDGIFNSYSYIPLNQFLPFGEESIVQFVITTFNTMFLIAFQIAIPIVGCLFLVDVALGIIARTVPQMNVFVVGLPLKILVSFAAILVFLALYMNLAQRLFETMYRVMNGLMSLFGGV
- the flhB gene encoding flagellar biosynthesis protein FlhB, whose translation is MLLKLDLQFFAGEKTEKATPKKRLDERKKGRVAKSQDVNTALLLLGCFIGLFVFGSYMLQYMTGFFEKSFTEYIHWDITEKNVQLMFNSASLDAGLMLAPIMIIAIITGMAANLVQVRFLFSTEPLKFDLKKIDPIKGAKRIFSIRALVEFLKSMLKIVFVGLVTFSVIWIFKDDMLMTAFLDAKGALGFFASVTAIMGFAAIILLIFLALFDYWYQKFDFEKNIRMSKQDIKDEYKNVEGDPLIKSKIKEKQRQMATRRMMSEVPNADVIITNPTHYAIAIKYDEAKANAPYILAKGTDQIAQKIKEIAKNHGVMMVENRPLARGLHDAVEIGELIPEAYFQAVAEVLAYVYRVEKKA
- the flhA gene encoding flagellar biosynthesis protein FlhA gives rise to the protein MKARDISVLLGVILVIIMLVIPLPGALLSFFILINIILALIVILVAMNTTEPLQFGVFPTLILLLTLFRLALNVSTTRSILSEAEAGGVVDTFGTFVIGDNPFVGFVVFIILVIINFLVITKGSERVSEVAARFSLDAMPGKQMSVDADLNAGLISEAQAKERREKIEKEADFHGSMDGASKFVKGDAIAGIIIVIINILFGLIIGMVQMGMSMDEAVNTFMRLTVGDGLVSQIPALLISTATGIVVTRSAGNNNLSADVMDQLLQFPKLLYIAGGTIFLLGLTPINFFLTTSLAAILILGGYWMQNRATKEEEPTVEEEEETESTALKQPENVVSLLNMDPIEFEFGYGLIPLADTAQGGDLLDRVIMIRRQLAIELGLVIPVVRIRDNIQLNPNEYRLKIKGNEVANGELMLDHYLAMTPDFGEEEIEGIDTKEPAFGLPAKWINEEIKDEAELSGFTVVDPPSVVSTHITEVIKRHAHQLLGREETKQLIDHLKESNPILVEEVTPEPLSTGDVQKVLAKLLRESVSIRNLPIIFETLADFSKMTNDTELLGEYVRQSLSAQITKNYAQDNNQMKVITVSGKVEKTIADNIQQTEHGNYLSLDPETQQEIVKSIHAEAEKLSLQEETTILICSPAIRMYLKQLLDRFLPQVVVLSYNELEPTVEVQSVGVVNIA